A window of the Lactobacillus gasseri ATCC 33323 = JCM 1131 genome harbors these coding sequences:
- a CDS encoding HdeD family acid-resistance protein, with protein MNDIYNSRHQGFDWGSFIAGILFVVASFLLLRYPGRGLTAFVFVFGILSILQGIIWISAYVKFHNIFDLSWVTLISAIVDIVIGVLFLCSREIGGLTLAILFAIWFLADSIIGIIFSWHLREYSTGYFVLCLILNIISLIIAFALLFNPVLAAITLVYLVAFWLMVFGINEIFVSWMHR; from the coding sequence ATGAACGATATTTATAATTCTAGACACCAAGGCTTTGATTGGGGCTCATTTATAGCAGGAATTTTGTTTGTTGTTGCATCATTTTTACTATTACGCTACCCAGGTCGTGGTCTAACAGCATTTGTATTTGTATTTGGTATTTTATCAATTTTACAAGGAATTATTTGGATTTCCGCATATGTAAAATTCCATAACATTTTTGATTTGAGCTGGGTAACACTAATTTCAGCAATTGTCGATATTGTAATCGGAGTTTTATTCTTATGTTCACGTGAAATTGGTGGATTAACTTTAGCTATTTTATTTGCTATTTGGTTCTTAGCCGATTCAATTATTGGAATTATCTTTTCATGGCACTTGCGGGAATATTCAACTGGTTATTTTGTTCTCTGCTTAATTTTGAACATTATTAGCTTGATCATCGCTTTTGCCTTGTTATTTAACCCAGTGCTTGCTGCTATTACTTTGGTTTACTTGGTAGCATTTTGGTTAATGGTCTTTGGAATCAATGAAATTTTTGTTTCATGGATGCATAGATAA
- the whiA gene encoding DNA-binding protein WhiA produces the protein MVSYASDVKKELTSLPVHPEHAKAELAAFLRMNGVLSLHDHQFSLDITTENPAIARRIFSLIKTAYGIEPLLIVSKKMKLKKNYQYLVRLQKQVHEILSDLEIFDSDNGLITGIPEKIMTSEQRAMSYLRGAFLAAGSVNNPETSRYHLEIYSLYENHNNDLLKLMNSFFYLNAKATKRRNGYIVYLKEAEKIGDFLHIVGAVNAMLAFEDLRIMRDMRNSVNRLVNCDTANLKKTANAAAKQVEDIQLIEKKVGLENLPEKLAILAHFRLTHPELSLKEVAAQVPDGPISKSGVNHRFQKIREMAQQLKEEN, from the coding sequence ATGGTTTCATACGCAAGTGATGTAAAAAAAGAACTTACTAGTCTGCCAGTTCATCCAGAACATGCTAAGGCAGAACTAGCGGCTTTTTTGCGAATGAACGGGGTACTTAGTCTTCATGATCATCAATTTAGTCTAGATATCACAACTGAAAATCCAGCTATTGCAAGAAGAATATTTTCTTTAATTAAAACTGCTTATGGAATCGAGCCACTGTTAATTGTTTCTAAGAAAATGAAGTTAAAGAAAAATTATCAATATTTAGTTAGACTTCAAAAACAAGTTCATGAAATTTTAAGCGATTTAGAGATATTTGACAGTGATAATGGCTTGATTACCGGAATTCCTGAGAAGATTATGACCTCAGAACAAAGGGCAATGTCTTATTTAAGAGGAGCTTTCTTAGCAGCTGGAAGTGTGAATAATCCTGAAACGAGTCGATATCATTTAGAGATTTATTCTCTTTATGAAAATCATAATAATGATTTACTAAAGTTAATGAATAGTTTCTTTTATTTAAATGCAAAAGCTACGAAAAGACGTAATGGATATATTGTATATTTGAAAGAGGCTGAAAAAATTGGTGATTTTCTACATATTGTAGGTGCCGTCAATGCAATGCTAGCATTTGAAGACTTAAGAATTATGCGAGATATGCGTAATTCAGTGAATCGATTAGTAAATTGCGATACAGCAAATTTGAAAAAGACTGCGAATGCAGCAGCTAAGCAGGTTGAGGATATTCAACTAATTGAGAAAAAAGTTGGGTTAGAAAATTTACCAGAAAAATTAGCAATCTTAGCACATTTTAGGCTGACGCATCCTGAACTTTCACTCAAAGAAGTTGCAGCTCAAGTACCAGATGGTCCAATTTCAAAGTCAGGAGTTAACCACCGTTTTCAAAAAATTCGTGAAATGGCACAACAGCTAAAAGAAGAAAATTAG
- a CDS encoding gluconeogenesis factor YvcK family protein: MAYGENKIVRVIRGRRPKIVVIGGGTGLPVILNALKEQNADITAIVTVADDGGSSGAIRDYINVVPPGDIRNVLVSLSDLPQEEKDIFQYRFNSSDSFFAGHAIGNLIIAALDEMQGNIFDAVQSLSRMMRIDGRIFPASNEPLTLNAEFIDGTTEAGETEITSKDKRIKRVWVTDTDSDDEPKAVLPVLAAIMQADAVVLGPGSLFTSILPNLMISNLGDAVRQTKAEVIYICNIMTQQGETDHFTAAEHVQVINDHLGGHYINTALVNGAKIDMSKFNPADYDAYLEPVRNDFAGLRAQDCRVITADFIDQHSGLVFHDGKKVADEILNLAFEAYCRRKKEQD, translated from the coding sequence ATGGCGTACGGAGAAAATAAAATTGTACGTGTCATTCGCGGACGTCGCCCTAAGATTGTTGTTATTGGTGGTGGAACAGGGTTACCTGTTATTTTGAATGCTTTAAAAGAACAAAATGCCGATATAACAGCTATTGTAACTGTGGCAGACGATGGTGGATCATCAGGTGCAATTAGAGATTATATTAATGTGGTGCCACCAGGCGACATTAGAAATGTGTTAGTTTCCTTATCTGACTTACCACAGGAAGAAAAAGATATTTTTCAATATCGCTTTAATTCGTCTGACTCATTTTTTGCAGGGCATGCGATTGGAAATTTAATTATTGCTGCTTTGGATGAAATGCAGGGGAATATTTTTGATGCTGTTCAATCATTATCAAGAATGATGCGAATTGATGGTCGAATTTTCCCTGCTTCAAATGAGCCTTTAACTTTAAATGCAGAATTTATTGACGGAACAACTGAAGCTGGTGAAACAGAAATCACTTCAAAGGATAAGCGCATAAAACGTGTATGGGTAACTGATACCGATTCTGACGATGAGCCGAAAGCAGTTTTGCCAGTTTTAGCCGCAATTATGCAAGCGGACGCAGTAGTTTTAGGGCCAGGTAGCTTATTTACTTCAATTTTACCTAATTTGATGATTTCTAATTTAGGGGATGCTGTGAGACAAACTAAGGCTGAAGTGATTTATATCTGTAATATCATGACGCAACAAGGTGAAACAGATCATTTCACGGCAGCGGAACACGTTCAAGTTATTAATGATCATTTAGGTGGTCACTATATTAATACGGCCTTGGTTAATGGGGCTAAAATTGACATGAGTAAGTTTAATCCAGCCGATTATGATGCCTATCTTGAACCGGTAAGAAATGATTTCGCTGGATTACGGGCTCAAGATTGCCGCGTAATTACAGCTGACTTTATTGATCAGCATAGTGGATTAGTTTTTCATGATGGTAAAAAAGTAGCCGATGAAATTTTGAATTTGGCTTTTGAAGCATATTGCCGCAGAAAAAAGGAACAGGATTAG
- the uvrA gene encoding excinuclease ABC subunit UvrA: protein MVNDKIVIHGAREHNLKDINLSIPKDKLVVITGLSGSGKSSLAFDTLYAEGRRRYVESLSSYARQFLGQMDKADVDSIDGLNPAISIDQKTTSHNPRSTVGTVTEINDYLRLLWARVGHPICPNDGTLIERQSVDQMVDRVMDLPERSRIQILAPVIRAKRGEHKEVFKRIQRAGYVRVIVDGEMHEITDDFDLDKNKRHSIDIVVDRLIVKENIRSRLFDSVEAALRLADGYMDVDVIKGKRINFSEYYACPVCGFTVGEMEPRLFSFNAPFGACPDCDGLGMKLSVDEDLVIPDKDKTLAEGALAPWSNSKYYTAMLEQACKALKIPIDKPYKKLTKRQKDLILNGSKGKKIKFHLEGDFGVNDTVQEFEGILNNISRRYHHPMSKFMRDVMGKYMTELTCSTCHGKRLNEKALAVKVNGKDIAEDSDLSISKSLKFFNSVKLSEQEKMIAKPILKEVRDRLTFLKNVGLDYLTLSRSAGTLSGGEAQRIRLATQIGSNLSGVMYILDEPSIGLHQRDNDRLISSLKKMRDLGNSLIVVEHDDETMKQADYLVDMGPGAGAYGGKVMAAGTPEEVMKNPKSLTGQYLSGKKIVPVPLERRKGNGKKITVTGAAENNLKDISVDFPLGKFIVVTGVSGSGKSTLVNLILKRALAQKLNNNSAKPGKYKSIKGYKNIEKIIDIDQSPIGRTPRSNPATYTSVFDDIRALFAQTNEAKMRGYTKARFSFNVKGGRCEACHGDGIIKIEMNFLPDVYVPCEVCHGTRYNSETLEVTYREKNISQVLNMTINEACKFFENIPKIHRKLQTIVDVGLGYVKLGQSATTLSGGEAQRMKLASELQKLSTGNNFYILDEPTTGLHTDDIKRLLEVLQRLVDEGNTVLIIEHNLDVIKNADWLIDLGPEGGDGGGQVVATGTPEEVAEVKESYTGQYLKPVLERDTKLTKKLMNSKGDQE, encoded by the coding sequence ATGGTAAATGATAAAATCGTAATTCATGGAGCGCGTGAACATAATTTAAAAGATATAAATTTATCGATCCCAAAAGATAAATTAGTAGTTATTACCGGCTTATCTGGATCTGGAAAAAGTTCATTAGCTTTCGATACTTTATATGCTGAAGGAAGAAGAAGATATGTTGAGTCACTGTCAAGTTATGCTAGACAGTTTTTAGGTCAAATGGATAAGGCTGATGTTGATTCAATTGATGGCTTAAATCCCGCAATTTCTATTGATCAAAAGACAACATCTCATAATCCGCGTTCAACGGTTGGAACTGTAACAGAAATTAATGACTATTTACGTTTATTGTGGGCACGCGTTGGTCATCCAATTTGTCCAAATGATGGGACTTTGATTGAGAGGCAAAGCGTGGATCAGATGGTAGATCGAGTAATGGATCTACCCGAAAGAAGTAGAATTCAGATTTTAGCTCCGGTTATTCGTGCTAAAAGAGGAGAACATAAGGAAGTCTTTAAACGAATCCAACGCGCGGGTTATGTTCGTGTAATTGTAGACGGTGAAATGCATGAAATTACTGATGATTTTGACCTAGATAAAAATAAACGACACAGTATTGATATTGTTGTTGACCGTTTAATTGTTAAAGAAAATATTCGAAGCCGTTTATTTGATTCCGTTGAAGCTGCTCTTCGTTTAGCAGATGGCTACATGGATGTTGATGTGATTAAAGGTAAACGTATTAATTTTTCAGAATATTATGCCTGTCCTGTATGTGGTTTTACTGTTGGCGAAATGGAACCACGTTTATTTTCGTTTAATGCGCCTTTTGGAGCTTGTCCTGATTGTGATGGATTGGGAATGAAATTGTCAGTTGATGAAGATTTAGTTATTCCTGATAAGGATAAAACTTTGGCAGAGGGAGCTTTAGCACCATGGTCTAATTCAAAATATTATACGGCTATGCTTGAGCAAGCATGTAAAGCTTTGAAAATACCGATAGACAAGCCATACAAAAAATTGACTAAAAGACAAAAAGATTTGATTTTAAATGGATCTAAGGGAAAGAAAATCAAATTTCATCTTGAAGGTGACTTTGGTGTAAATGATACTGTTCAAGAATTTGAAGGAATTTTAAATAATATCAGTCGCCGTTATCATCACCCAATGTCAAAATTTATGCGTGATGTAATGGGTAAGTACATGACCGAACTTACTTGTTCAACTTGTCACGGTAAGCGATTAAATGAAAAGGCATTAGCAGTAAAAGTTAATGGCAAAGATATTGCGGAAGATTCAGATCTGTCAATTTCTAAGTCGCTTAAATTCTTTAATTCAGTAAAATTAAGCGAGCAAGAAAAAATGATAGCAAAACCAATTTTGAAAGAAGTACGGGATAGATTGACTTTCTTAAAAAATGTTGGTTTAGATTATCTAACTTTATCTCGTTCTGCTGGAACTTTGTCAGGTGGAGAAGCACAAAGAATTAGATTAGCCACCCAAATTGGCTCCAATTTATCTGGCGTTATGTATATTTTAGATGAGCCATCAATTGGTCTTCATCAACGAGATAACGACCGCCTTATTTCTTCTCTTAAAAAGATGAGGGATCTTGGTAATTCTTTAATTGTAGTTGAACATGACGATGAGACTATGAAACAAGCAGATTACTTAGTTGATATGGGACCAGGAGCAGGAGCGTATGGTGGAAAAGTAATGGCTGCCGGGACGCCTGAAGAAGTGATGAAGAATCCTAAATCTTTAACTGGACAATATTTATCAGGTAAAAAAATTGTTCCTGTACCGCTAGAAAGAAGAAAGGGTAATGGTAAGAAAATTACTGTTACTGGTGCTGCTGAAAATAATTTGAAGGACATTTCAGTAGATTTTCCTCTAGGCAAATTTATCGTGGTGACCGGCGTTTCAGGTTCTGGAAAATCAACTCTTGTAAATTTGATTTTGAAACGTGCTCTAGCGCAAAAATTGAATAATAATTCTGCTAAACCAGGAAAATACAAGTCTATTAAAGGATATAAAAATATCGAAAAAATTATCGATATTGATCAAAGCCCTATTGGCCGAACACCACGTAGTAATCCTGCAACTTATACCAGTGTATTTGATGATATTCGAGCTTTATTTGCACAAACTAATGAAGCAAAAATGCGTGGATATACGAAAGCTAGATTTTCTTTTAACGTTAAGGGTGGAAGATGCGAAGCTTGTCACGGCGATGGGATTATTAAAATCGAGATGAATTTTTTACCTGATGTTTATGTACCTTGTGAAGTTTGTCATGGTACAAGATATAATTCGGAAACTCTTGAGGTAACTTATCGTGAAAAAAATATCTCACAAGTTTTGAATATGACAATTAATGAAGCTTGCAAATTCTTTGAAAATATTCCCAAAATTCATCGTAAGCTACAAACAATCGTTGATGTTGGTCTGGGTTATGTAAAACTTGGGCAGTCAGCTACAACTTTATCTGGTGGAGAAGCGCAGAGAATGAAATTAGCTTCTGAATTACAAAAGCTTTCCACGGGTAATAATTTTTATATTTTAGATGAACCAACAACGGGATTGCATACAGATGATATTAAACGTTTATTAGAAGTCTTGCAGCGCTTAGTTGATGAAGGAAATACTGTTTTAATTATTGAACATAATTTAGATGTTATTAAAAATGCCGACTGGTTAATTGATTTAGGCCCTGAAGGTGGAGATGGCGGTGGTCAAGTTGTGGCTACTGGTACTCCAGAAGAAGTTGCTGAGGTTAAAGAAAGTTATACAGGACAATACTTAAAGCCAGTTCTTGAGCGAGATACTAAGTTAACTAAAAAGCTAATGAATAGCAAGGGTGATCAGGAATAA
- a CDS encoding APC family permease — translation MIEEEKKSNAKKMLWPTLAMMAFSTVWGFGNVVNGYVYFDGTKVVFSWILMFLLYFVPYALMVGELGATFKNANGGVSSWVNATMGAKWAYYAGWTYWACHVVYISSKGTGGLRAMAWGIFGNTKWYDGLPTAWTQFATLVVFLFFCWVTTKGIPVLKSLATIAGSSMFIMSILFIIMMFAAPAINPHAGYYSINFNWKSLMPTFNLKYLTSLSILVFAVGGCEKISPYVNKVKNPTKNFPKAMMALAIMVMVSAILGTFAMALMFDPKVVNSNLNEYISNGAYMAFQRLGEYYHVGGLFMYIYSWCNVIGQFSTLVISIDAPLRMLLGSKEAKNFIPKKLLKINKHGAYINGIWMVVILSGGLIAAQALLPDAQAVMAQLVKLNSTTMPMRYLWVFAAYIALRKQQKKFDTSYQMTKNQGLAYTAGIWCFIVTAACCILGIYSPDPFTLFLNIITPIILIVLGLILPAIKKREDGTNPLMK, via the coding sequence TTCAACTGTTTGGGGCTTCGGTAACGTTGTTAACGGGTATGTTTACTTCGACGGTACCAAAGTTGTATTCAGTTGGATATTAATGTTCCTACTATACTTTGTTCCCTATGCATTAATGGTTGGAGAACTAGGTGCAACCTTTAAAAATGCTAATGGTGGTGTTTCCTCATGGGTTAATGCCACTATGGGTGCCAAGTGGGCTTATTATGCAGGTTGGACATATTGGGCCTGCCACGTAGTATATATTTCAAGTAAAGGTACTGGTGGTTTAAGAGCCATGGCGTGGGGAATCTTTGGCAACACTAAATGGTACGATGGTCTTCCAACTGCTTGGACTCAATTCGCTACTTTAGTAGTCTTCCTCTTTTTCTGCTGGGTTACTACTAAAGGTATTCCAGTACTTAAAAGTTTGGCTACTATCGCTGGATCATCAATGTTTATTATGTCAATTTTATTCATTATTATGATGTTTGCTGCACCAGCAATTAACCCACATGCAGGATATTATTCAATCAATTTTAATTGGAAGAGTTTAATGCCAACATTCAACCTTAAATATTTAACATCTCTTTCAATCTTAGTTTTTGCTGTTGGTGGATGTGAGAAAATATCTCCTTATGTAAACAAGGTTAAAAATCCAACCAAAAACTTTCCAAAAGCAATGATGGCTTTAGCAATTATGGTTATGGTTTCTGCAATTTTAGGAACTTTTGCTATGGCTTTAATGTTTGATCCTAAAGTTGTTAACAGTAATCTAAATGAATATATTTCAAACGGTGCATACATGGCCTTTCAACGTTTAGGAGAATATTACCATGTTGGTGGTTTGTTTATGTATATTTATTCATGGTGTAACGTTATTGGTCAATTCTCTACTTTAGTTATCAGTATTGATGCTCCTTTAAGAATGCTACTAGGTAGTAAAGAAGCCAAAAACTTCATTCCTAAGAAACTTCTTAAGATAAATAAACATGGTGCTTACATCAATGGTATCTGGATGGTTGTAATTCTTTCAGGGGGGTTAATTGCAGCACAAGCTTTATTGCCTGATGCACAAGCGGTTATGGCTCAATTAGTTAAATTAAATTCAACTACAATGCCAATGCGTTATTTATGGGTCTTCGCAGCATATATTGCACTTAGAAAGCAACAAAAGAAGTTTGATACTTCTTACCAAATGACCAAGAATCAAGGACTGGCTTACACAGCTGGAATATGGTGTTTTATTGTTACAGCAGCATGTTGTATTTTAGGAATCTACTCACCAGATCCATTTACCCTATTCCTTAACATCATTACTCCAATTATCTTGATTGTTTTAGGCTTAATTTTGCCAGCAATCAAAAAAAGAGAAGATGGCACTAACCCATTAATGAAGTAA
- the clpP gene encoding ATP-dependent Clp endopeptidase proteolytic subunit ClpP: MLVPTVIEQTARGERAYDIYSRLLKDRIIMLSGEINDQMANSIIAQLLFLDAQDNTKDISLYINSPGGVITSGLAIMDTMNFIKSDVSTIAIGMAASMASILLTSGTKGKRFALPNSTVLIHQPLGGAQGQQTDIQIAANEILKSRKKLNQILHETTGQPLDKILKDTERDNYLSAEEAKDYGLIDEILVNQKKD; the protein is encoded by the coding sequence ATGCTCGTACCTACAGTTATTGAACAAACTGCACGTGGTGAACGTGCTTACGACATTTACTCAAGATTATTAAAAGATAGAATCATTATGCTTAGCGGTGAGATTAACGACCAAATGGCCAACTCAATCATCGCTCAACTTTTATTCTTAGATGCACAAGACAATACTAAAGATATTTCTCTATACATTAACTCTCCAGGTGGTGTTATTACCTCTGGTCTTGCAATTATGGACACAATGAACTTTATTAAGTCAGATGTATCTACAATTGCAATCGGTATGGCTGCTTCAATGGCTTCAATTCTTTTAACTAGCGGAACTAAGGGTAAACGTTTTGCATTACCAAATTCAACAGTTCTTATTCACCAACCTTTAGGTGGTGCACAAGGTCAACAAACAGACATTCAAATTGCAGCTAATGAAATCTTGAAGAGTCGTAAGAAGCTTAACCAAATTCTACATGAAACTACTGGTCAACCTCTTGATAAGATTCTTAAAGATACTGAACGTGATAATTACTTATCTGCAGAAGAAGCTAAAGACTATGGTCTAATTGATGAAATTTTGGTTAACCAAAAGAAAGATTAG
- the uvrB gene encoding excinuclease ABC subunit UvrB, protein MIRRQKNKKFELVSKFQPAGDQEQAIKKLTDGFEQGEKAQILEGATGTGKTFTMANVIAKLNKPTLVISHNKTLVGQLYGEFKEFFPKNAVDYFVSYYDYYQPEAYVPQSDTYIEKDSSINDEIDQLRHKTTSDLMSRNDVIVVASVSCIYGLGDPREYAASVVSISGGQEISRDVLLRDLVNIQYDRNDIDFQRGRFRVRGDVVEIFPAGYSDHAFRVEFFGDEIDRIVEVNSLTGEVIGEREQVSIFPATHFVTNEQIMQRALASIKDEMNIQVKKFEGEGKLLEAQRIKQRTTYDMEMMSEVGYTNGIENYSRHMEGRKAGQPPHTLLDFFPDDFLILIDESHATMPELKAMYNGDSARKQTLIDYGFRLPSALDNRPLKLEEFEKHVNQIMYVSATPGDYELNQTDHKVEQIIRPTGLLDPEIEVRPIKGQIDDLVGEINKRIDRNERVFVTTLTKKMAEDLTDYLKDLGIKVRYLHSDIKTLERLEIIRDLRLGKFDVLIGINLLREGIDVPEVSLVAILDADKEGFLRSTRPLVQTIGRAARNSNGKVIMYADSITDSMREAIDATERRRSLQMKFNKEHGITPKTIVKPIRDVISITKDSDEKENKESFADLNFDELTKKQKQTMIKTLTAQMQEAAKKLDFEEAANLRDAIMDLQKQVHEKKK, encoded by the coding sequence ATGATTAGACGACAAAAAAACAAGAAATTTGAACTTGTCTCTAAGTTTCAACCAGCAGGTGATCAAGAGCAAGCAATTAAAAAGTTGACTGATGGTTTTGAACAAGGTGAAAAGGCGCAGATTTTAGAGGGTGCTACAGGAACTGGTAAAACTTTTACTATGGCGAATGTAATTGCCAAATTAAATAAACCTACTTTGGTAATTTCGCATAATAAAACTCTTGTTGGACAGCTTTATGGTGAATTTAAAGAGTTTTTCCCTAAAAATGCCGTTGATTATTTTGTATCTTACTATGATTATTATCAGCCTGAAGCTTATGTACCACAGTCGGACACATATATTGAGAAGGATTCATCAATCAATGATGAAATTGACCAGTTACGTCATAAAACTACTAGTGATTTAATGTCAAGAAATGATGTAATTGTTGTTGCGTCAGTGTCTTGTATTTATGGTTTAGGTGATCCTAGAGAATATGCAGCTAGTGTAGTATCTATCTCTGGAGGTCAAGAAATTAGCCGTGATGTATTATTGCGGGATTTAGTGAATATTCAATATGATCGCAATGATATTGATTTTCAACGTGGCCGTTTTAGAGTCCGCGGAGATGTGGTAGAGATTTTCCCTGCTGGTTATTCTGATCATGCGTTTAGAGTTGAATTTTTTGGCGATGAAATTGATCGGATTGTTGAAGTGAATTCCTTAACTGGTGAGGTAATTGGTGAACGTGAACAAGTTTCTATTTTCCCAGCAACGCACTTTGTTACTAATGAACAAATTATGCAAAGGGCTTTGGCTTCAATTAAAGATGAAATGAATATTCAGGTCAAAAAATTTGAAGGGGAAGGTAAGCTTCTAGAAGCTCAACGAATTAAGCAAAGAACCACCTATGATATGGAAATGATGAGTGAAGTTGGCTACACTAACGGAATCGAAAACTATTCTAGGCATATGGAAGGGCGGAAAGCTGGGCAACCTCCGCATACTTTACTTGATTTCTTTCCTGATGATTTTCTAATCTTAATTGATGAATCACATGCTACCATGCCAGAATTAAAGGCGATGTATAACGGAGACAGCGCTCGTAAGCAAACTTTGATTGATTATGGTTTTAGATTACCTTCAGCGCTAGATAATCGACCACTAAAATTAGAAGAATTTGAAAAGCATGTAAATCAGATAATGTATGTCTCAGCAACTCCCGGAGACTATGAATTGAATCAGACTGATCATAAAGTGGAACAAATTATTCGTCCTACTGGATTGCTTGATCCAGAGATTGAAGTTAGACCAATTAAAGGACAAATTGACGATTTAGTTGGTGAGATTAATAAGCGAATTGACCGTAATGAACGTGTTTTTGTGACAACTTTAACTAAAAAAATGGCAGAAGATTTGACCGATTATTTGAAAGATCTTGGAATTAAAGTCCGCTATTTACACTCAGATATCAAGACATTAGAACGTCTAGAGATTATTAGGGACTTAAGACTTGGCAAATTTGACGTTTTAATTGGAATTAATCTTTTGCGAGAAGGAATTGATGTGCCGGAAGTGTCTTTAGTTGCAATTTTAGATGCAGATAAGGAAGGATTTTTACGCTCAACTAGACCTTTAGTTCAAACGATTGGTCGTGCTGCCAGAAACTCAAATGGTAAGGTGATTATGTATGCAGACTCAATTACGGATTCGATGCGAGAAGCAATTGATGCTACAGAAAGAAGACGTAGTTTGCAGATGAAGTTTAACAAGGAACATGGAATTACACCTAAGACTATTGTTAAACCTATCAGGGATGTCATTTCAATTACTAAAGATAGTGATGAAAAGGAAAATAAAGAGAGTTTTGCTGATCTAAACTTTGATGAATTAACTAAGAAACAAAAGCAAACTATGATTAAAACTTTAACTGCCCAAATGCAAGAAGCTGCGAAGAAACTAGATTTTGAAGAAGCAGCTAACTTACGTGATGCAATTATGGATTTACAAAAGCAGGTACATGAAAAGAAAAAGTAG
- the rapZ gene encoding RNase adapter RapZ → MAEQKKQLLIVTGMSGAGKTVAIKALEDMGYFVVDNLPPELLGSFWELINNSSDFSKAAVVVDLRVKSFYKDLVDEIKSLEDSQNVQSTVLFLDASDDVLVSRYKETRRLPPLAHTGRLLDGIQEERAILSRTKNISNIIIDTSRLTTKELKAKLVDKFGDNQTRTFSIEVMSFGFKYGIPIDADIVMDVRFLPNPFYIPQLKPFTGLDRRVFDYVMSKKETKKFYAKFLDMLETAIPGYIAEGKEKLTIAIGCTGGQHRSVSIARQLAVDLAKKYPVDISHREISRYIGQ, encoded by the coding sequence ATGGCTGAACAGAAGAAACAATTATTAATTGTTACGGGTATGAGTGGTGCAGGTAAAACTGTGGCAATCAAAGCTTTAGAAGATATGGGATATTTTGTGGTAGACAATTTGCCACCAGAATTATTGGGAAGTTTCTGGGAATTAATTAACAATTCTTCAGACTTTAGTAAGGCAGCAGTTGTTGTTGACTTAAGAGTAAAAAGTTTTTATAAAGATTTGGTTGATGAAATTAAGTCTTTAGAAGATAGTCAAAATGTTCAGTCGACTGTCTTGTTTTTAGACGCTTCAGATGATGTATTAGTATCTCGGTATAAGGAAACAAGACGTTTGCCACCATTAGCTCATACAGGCCGCCTACTTGATGGAATTCAAGAAGAAAGAGCTATTTTATCAAGAACCAAAAATATTTCTAATATAATCATTGATACCTCCCGTTTAACTACTAAGGAATTAAAGGCTAAATTAGTAGATAAGTTTGGAGATAATCAAACTCGAACTTTTTCAATTGAAGTAATGAGTTTCGGCTTTAAGTATGGTATTCCAATTGATGCCGATATTGTAATGGATGTTAGATTTTTACCTAATCCATTCTACATTCCTCAACTCAAACCATTTACTGGTTTAGATCGCCGAGTTTTTGATTATGTAATGAGCAAGAAAGAAACTAAAAAGTTTTATGCTAAATTTTTAGACATGTTAGAAACGGCTATTCCGGGATATATTGCGGAAGGAAAAGAAAAATTGACTATTGCAATTGGATGTACTGGTGGTCAACACCGAAGTGTTTCAATTGCTCGCCAATTAGCAGTTGATTTAGCTAAGAAATATCCTGTTGATATTTCCCATCGAGAAATTAGTCGTTATATTGGACAATAA